Below is a genomic region from Macaca thibetana thibetana isolate TM-01 chromosome 1, ASM2454274v1, whole genome shotgun sequence.
GGACACCAACGTCCTGACGCAAGTTCATTAGCGAGCCGCTCCCTCCATTTTGTCCCCAGTCTCCTTTAGGCGAACTGCGCCGTGCTATTTTAAAGCCACTTAGTAATGAAACTATAAAAGGGAGGAAGTGGGGTGGGCGTGGGAGCCCCGTTTGCGCGAGGCAGGCGCTGGGGACTAAATGGCTGCTGGTGCGGAGTGGGGCTGCCCCGGCACCAAAGGCTCGTCCCGTGGCCGGAAGGACAAAGGACACTTAGGGGACGAGGGCCGCCGAGCCAGCGCGGAGCGCCTTCCGGGTCGGTGGGCTGGGGCGGGCTGTGGGCTGCGCCGACCCCCGCAGCGGGGCCCACCCCGCGGGACAAAGCAGCGGCGCCGCGCCCGCTCCCTCCAACGCGGCCCCGCCCCTCGGCGCGCGCCCGGGGCTCGTGCACGTGAGCACGCGCGCCAGAGAAGACGGTTAGAAATGGCGGTTGGGgcggaggagggggctggggcgGGAAGCGGAGCTCTCTGGCTCGGTTCCGCCCCCGCCCCGCCAGGAATCCGGGAGCCGGTTTGTTTTCCGAACCCTTCTTCTTCCGTGCTCCCGACCCTGCAGGCTGTGTGCCGGGCTGGGAAGAAAATGTGGCCCGTTCGATGGAACAAAGGACA
It encodes:
- the LOC126951220 gene encoding uncharacterized protein LOC126951220 isoform X2; the encoded protein is MAAGAEWGCPGTKGSSRGRKDKGHLGDEGRRASAERLPGRWAGAGCGLRRPPQRGPPRGTKQRRRARSLQRGPAPRRAPGARAREHARQRRRPLSS